A window from Sphingomonas aliaeris encodes these proteins:
- a CDS encoding error-prone DNA polymerase, translated as MTHYVELQVLTHFSLLRGASSPEELFAAGALLGYPAIGVSDIGTVAGVVRAWEAQKATGVRSIAGTRVDLSCGRRLLLYPTNRPAWSRITRLLTVGKTRAGKGGCLLHWHDLEPWSEGVIAILLPHEADEENLAALKDLKAVYGRRGYMALFQRRRPGDAVRIDALARQAGGAGVRAVVTGDVLYHAPEARLLQDVVTAVREKCTVDELGYRREVNADRALKSPDEMVRRFRAYPDALQASVDIARICTFDLGELQYQYPHEKLIDGLTAHEALQRLADEAVDRMFDGNVPQAYTDQITHEMRLIGELGYAPYFLTVYAIVREARRRGILCQGRGSAANSCVCFVLGVTSIDPIKHELLFERFVSGERREPPDIDVDFEHERREEIIQWIYETYGRNHSALTAVVQRYRARGAVRDVGKALGLPEDLTSSLAGLVWGWSAEGVGEKQVDELNLDIGDRRLRLTLELARKLIGVPRHMSQHPGGFVLTHDRLDDLVPIEPAAMEDRQIIEWDKDDIDALKFMKVDVLGLGMLGCMNRAFNMLEADKGLHVELKDLQDDDPEVYAMIQKADTLGTFQIESRAQMSMLPRMKPRRFYDLVIQVAIVRPGPIQGDMVHPYLRRREGLEKPEYPRPELRAVLEKTLGVPLFQEQAMKVAIVGAGFTPAEADQLRRAMATFKFTGGVSHFSEKLVEGMVERGYPREFAERTFRQLEGFGSYGFPESHAASFAKISYASSWMKHHHPDVFCASLMNAQPMGFYAPAQIVRDARDHGVEVRPPCVNASRWDCTLEKTGGRYLAVRLGLRQIRGLSNADGAKIVGARTTNAFESVEDVWRRSGVQRAAIEKLADGDAFHGFSVDRRQGLWKVRGLGEAPLPLFAAADRSAETFSAEGVEPDVALRPLTDGREVIEDYRALQLSLRAHPLTFVRDELTRRGVTKCADLASIRDGRHVEVAGIVLVRQKPGSAKGVLFITIEDETGIANGILWPDRFEAQRRTIMSASMAGMKGRVQKEGEIIHVICDRIIDHGDLLHRVGDMSFPHKTGRGDAAQHPGSPDRGDKGWQPEPRNQYWPPHADGLDPEEVVRFKSHDFH; from the coding sequence ATGACCCACTATGTCGAGCTCCAGGTGCTCACCCACTTCTCGCTGCTTCGTGGCGCGTCCAGTCCGGAGGAGCTGTTCGCGGCCGGGGCGCTGCTCGGCTATCCCGCGATCGGCGTCAGCGACATCGGCACTGTCGCTGGCGTGGTCCGCGCATGGGAGGCGCAGAAGGCGACCGGCGTCCGTTCAATCGCCGGCACTCGCGTTGATCTCTCCTGCGGCCGTCGCCTGCTGCTCTACCCGACCAACCGTCCGGCCTGGTCGCGGATCACGCGACTGCTGACGGTCGGCAAGACGCGGGCAGGGAAGGGGGGCTGCCTTCTTCACTGGCACGACCTGGAGCCATGGTCGGAGGGCGTCATCGCCATCCTGCTGCCTCATGAGGCGGACGAGGAGAACCTTGCGGCGCTGAAGGACCTGAAGGCGGTGTATGGGCGGCGCGGCTACATGGCGCTGTTCCAACGGCGCCGTCCTGGCGATGCCGTCCGGATCGATGCTCTTGCCCGCCAGGCGGGCGGTGCCGGGGTGCGCGCCGTCGTCACAGGCGACGTGCTCTACCACGCGCCCGAGGCGCGGCTGCTGCAGGACGTGGTCACCGCGGTGCGTGAGAAATGCACGGTCGACGAGCTTGGCTACCGCCGCGAGGTCAACGCCGATCGGGCGCTGAAATCACCCGACGAAATGGTGCGGCGCTTTCGCGCCTATCCTGACGCGCTGCAAGCGAGCGTCGACATAGCGCGGATCTGCACCTTCGATCTCGGCGAGCTTCAGTATCAGTACCCGCATGAGAAGCTGATCGACGGGCTGACTGCGCACGAAGCACTGCAGCGCTTGGCGGATGAGGCCGTCGACCGGATGTTCGATGGCAACGTGCCCCAGGCCTACACCGACCAGATCACCCATGAGATGCGGCTGATCGGAGAGCTTGGCTACGCGCCCTACTTCCTCACCGTCTACGCGATCGTCCGCGAGGCACGCAGGCGCGGGATCCTCTGCCAGGGCCGCGGCTCGGCCGCGAATAGCTGCGTCTGCTTTGTCCTCGGGGTAACCTCGATCGACCCGATCAAGCACGAGCTGCTGTTCGAGCGGTTCGTGTCCGGCGAACGTCGCGAACCGCCCGATATCGACGTCGACTTCGAGCATGAACGCCGCGAGGAGATCATCCAGTGGATCTATGAGACCTACGGGCGCAACCACTCCGCCCTGACGGCCGTGGTGCAGCGCTATCGCGCCCGTGGCGCAGTCCGCGATGTCGGCAAGGCGCTGGGACTGCCGGAGGATCTGACATCCTCACTGGCAGGTCTCGTCTGGGGCTGGTCGGCCGAAGGCGTCGGCGAAAAGCAGGTCGACGAGCTCAACCTCGACATCGGCGATCGCCGGCTGCGACTGACGCTGGAGCTTGCCCGCAAGCTGATCGGGGTGCCGCGCCACATGTCGCAGCATCCGGGTGGCTTCGTTCTGACCCATGACCGCCTTGATGACCTGGTGCCGATCGAGCCCGCTGCGATGGAGGATCGGCAGATCATCGAGTGGGATAAGGACGACATCGACGCACTCAAATTCATGAAGGTGGACGTTCTCGGCCTGGGCATGCTCGGCTGCATGAACCGCGCCTTCAATATGCTCGAGGCGGACAAGGGCCTGCACGTAGAACTCAAGGACCTCCAGGACGACGATCCTGAAGTCTACGCCATGATCCAGAAGGCTGACACGCTCGGCACCTTTCAGATCGAGAGCCGTGCGCAGATGAGCATGCTGCCGCGAATGAAGCCTCGCCGCTTCTACGACCTAGTCATCCAGGTCGCGATCGTACGGCCAGGGCCGATCCAGGGCGACATGGTCCACCCGTATCTGCGCCGACGTGAGGGGCTGGAGAAGCCTGAATATCCGCGCCCTGAGCTCCGCGCGGTGCTTGAGAAAACGCTCGGCGTGCCGCTCTTCCAGGAGCAGGCGATGAAGGTCGCGATCGTCGGCGCCGGATTCACGCCGGCCGAGGCGGATCAGCTGCGCCGAGCCATGGCGACGTTCAAGTTCACAGGTGGCGTGTCGCACTTCAGCGAGAAGCTAGTCGAGGGCATGGTCGAGCGCGGCTACCCGCGGGAGTTTGCCGAGCGAACCTTCCGGCAGCTTGAGGGCTTCGGCTCGTATGGCTTTCCCGAGAGCCACGCGGCTTCCTTCGCCAAGATCTCCTACGCATCTTCCTGGATGAAGCACCATCATCCGGACGTGTTCTGTGCGTCGCTCATGAACGCGCAGCCGATGGGCTTCTACGCGCCGGCACAGATCGTTCGCGACGCGCGCGACCACGGCGTCGAGGTTCGGCCGCCATGCGTCAACGCCAGTCGCTGGGATTGCACGCTGGAGAAGACAGGCGGGCGCTACCTCGCGGTGCGGCTCGGCCTGCGGCAGATCCGCGGCCTGTCGAACGCCGATGGCGCGAAGATCGTCGGAGCGCGCACCACCAACGCCTTTGAGAGCGTGGAGGATGTGTGGCGGCGGTCGGGGGTCCAGCGGGCCGCGATTGAGAAGCTGGCGGATGGCGACGCCTTCCACGGGTTCAGCGTCGATCGCCGGCAGGGCCTCTGGAAGGTGAGGGGTCTCGGAGAAGCGCCGTTGCCTCTCTTCGCTGCGGCAGATCGCTCGGCCGAAACATTCAGCGCCGAGGGAGTGGAGCCCGACGTAGCGCTGCGGCCGCTTACCGATGGCCGCGAGGTGATCGAGGATTACCGCGCGCTCCAGCTCTCGCTCCGGGCGCATCCGCTGACCTTCGTCCGCGACGAGCTAACCCGGCGCGGAGTCACAAAATGCGCTGATCTCGCGAGCATCCGCGACGGCCGCCACGTCGAAGTCGCAGGCATCGTCTTGGTTCGCCAGAAGCCAGGATCTGCCAAAGGCGTGCTGTTCATCACGATCGAGGACGAGACCGGAATCGCCAACGGCATCCTCTGGCCCGACCGTTTCGAGGCGCAGCGGCGCACGATTATGTCGGCTTCGATGGCCGGGATGAAGGGCAGGGTCCAGAAAGAAGGCGAGATCATCCATGTGATCTGCGACCGGATCATCGACCACGGAGATCTGCTCCACCGCGTTGGCGACATGTCGTTTCCGCATAAGACTGGCCGCGGCGATGCTGCGCAGCATCCAGGGTCGCCTGATCGCGGCGACAAGGGCTGGCAGCCAGAGCCGCGCAATCAATATTGGCCACCACATGCTGACGGACTGGACCCCGAGGAGGTCGTGCGCTTCAAGTCGCATGACTTTCACTGA
- a CDS encoding conjugal transfer protein TraG N-terminal domain-containing protein yields the protein MLEVFTIGGGEYVVNVLNAVAAWCGGGGYRSLLQVVMVMGLAYSLAVVAFNLDWRAWLNWFIQSTAIYMMLMVPTVSVKVTDRIDPGLAPAVVDNVPLGLGVMASFTSQIGDWMTRQAETVFVMPNAVALSNNGMIYGARLMEKARTFQITDSVFRANLDEQLKQCTFYDVLLGFKSMDDLTRSTNVWAAIGPGSPARSQRWIASTGAGTTETTIIPCNEAYGRLDATFNAQIEKDLLPFARGAYPKLVDSVAAQKLKDDLPIVAAHMHGSSTDVYAYLKQTSTIDSFLAARESFSDAGWDAYASQRADAQAKNTYTSIAQQAMTWVPLLGIVLTVVFYAMFPVLFPLFLFPRTGVATLRGYAVGFFYLASWGPLYVILHMFVMSRAASAYHAIAPNGPTLLIADGIDSVNIDISTLAGFLMMSVPFLAAGMAKGAMAIAGQATSMLMPAQNAAEQAATERTTGNYSYGNTSFQNLTSNMVQANKWDDQPKHVSGFGVGSFMNADGGVTTSFAGGSNAYDTRQGISSLAFTPSRSSGFDQQMSQALSEGQSHTKQVRNAASQSWQATASTATDLLSAAEHRRGSSTETGSGFNNSISKMTEASRSLSSGLSSRFGLSDSDSQQIARASQITGTADAGLELAGKLWRVQGKAGIGGRLATTSTDTTQGTLSAEQAYSDLRDYLNREVNSTQARNARDEFMRQTSTSGDSQVSSLSEKLGVSVNDSLSASLEASRAEEAYQRVSHDVREASSRGWTLNSNETQEFVVFANERLLEDPTLAQAGWHPSMVMPRTREQAQARDILLQEFMDQRVNDVRQELGIQVPEHLDNTLTGPSITTGAGVRAWGDRSADGVRARGPNVSVRDSSRDPGLADDVSEAILGGSARITNGALGLGNEVDDANKTGGQVRTHVDDRNSSSLLTTMPVVGPVVDRIGDAGAWIGDKLGLGGGQSHVAELPRGERATLPVSGQIRSGMGGRVDPLTGQHGRHNGIDIAAAAGSEIRSPASGTVLRNDFQENGAGNYVVLGHSDGSESKYFHMQHRSELAVGSSVSAGDVLGHVGSTGRSTGPHLHYELWKGGVPVDPKRHQLRD from the coding sequence ATGCTTGAAGTCTTCACGATTGGTGGCGGCGAGTACGTCGTCAACGTCTTAAACGCCGTGGCGGCATGGTGCGGAGGCGGCGGATACCGTTCACTCCTGCAGGTCGTAATGGTCATGGGGCTGGCCTACTCGCTCGCCGTCGTGGCCTTTAATCTGGATTGGCGAGCTTGGTTGAACTGGTTCATCCAGTCGACGGCCATCTACATGATGCTCATGGTGCCGACCGTGTCGGTGAAGGTGACGGACCGCATCGACCCCGGTCTTGCGCCGGCCGTCGTCGACAATGTCCCGCTCGGCCTTGGCGTCATGGCCTCGTTCACGAGCCAGATCGGCGACTGGATGACCAGGCAGGCGGAGACCGTCTTCGTCATGCCCAACGCGGTCGCGCTGTCGAATAACGGCATGATCTACGGCGCTCGGCTGATGGAGAAGGCTCGTACCTTTCAGATCACGGACAGCGTGTTTCGGGCGAACCTCGACGAGCAGCTTAAGCAATGCACGTTCTACGACGTGCTGCTGGGCTTCAAGTCGATGGATGACCTGACACGTTCCACCAACGTATGGGCAGCGATCGGGCCGGGCAGCCCGGCTCGCAGCCAGCGGTGGATCGCCTCGACGGGCGCGGGGACGACCGAGACCACCATCATCCCATGTAACGAGGCCTATGGCCGGCTGGATGCGACGTTCAACGCGCAAATCGAGAAGGACCTCCTGCCCTTTGCTCGCGGCGCATATCCCAAACTCGTCGATAGCGTCGCCGCTCAGAAGCTGAAGGACGATCTACCAATCGTTGCAGCGCACATGCACGGCTCCTCGACGGACGTGTACGCATACCTGAAGCAGACCTCGACGATCGACAGCTTCCTGGCAGCCCGCGAGAGCTTCTCCGACGCGGGCTGGGACGCGTACGCCTCCCAGCGCGCGGACGCACAGGCCAAGAACACCTACACGTCAATCGCCCAGCAAGCGATGACGTGGGTCCCCCTGCTCGGCATCGTGCTCACCGTTGTTTTCTACGCGATGTTCCCCGTCCTTTTCCCGCTCTTCCTCTTTCCGCGAACTGGTGTCGCAACCCTCCGCGGTTACGCGGTGGGGTTTTTCTATTTGGCCAGCTGGGGTCCACTCTACGTCATCCTGCACATGTTCGTGATGAGCCGGGCTGCCAGCGCCTATCACGCGATTGCGCCGAATGGTCCGACCCTGCTGATTGCGGACGGCATCGATAGCGTGAACATCGACATCTCGACCCTAGCCGGGTTCTTGATGATGAGCGTGCCGTTCCTGGCGGCCGGCATGGCCAAGGGCGCGATGGCGATTGCCGGCCAGGCGACGTCCATGCTGATGCCGGCACAGAACGCCGCCGAGCAGGCGGCGACGGAGCGCACGACCGGAAACTATTCCTACGGGAACACCTCGTTCCAGAACCTGACCTCCAACATGGTCCAGGCCAACAAGTGGGACGATCAGCCGAAGCATGTCTCCGGGTTCGGGGTGGGCAGCTTCATGAATGCCGATGGCGGCGTGACCACATCGTTCGCCGGGGGCAGTAACGCCTACGACACACGGCAGGGTATCTCGAGCCTCGCGTTCACTCCGTCCCGGAGCAGCGGCTTCGACCAGCAGATGAGCCAAGCGCTATCGGAAGGTCAGTCCCACACCAAACAGGTTCGCAACGCAGCGTCGCAGTCCTGGCAGGCGACGGCATCGACGGCGACTGATCTACTCAGCGCGGCCGAGCACCGCAGGGGCAGTTCGACCGAGACCGGGTCCGGTTTCAATAACAGCATCTCTAAAATGACCGAGGCGTCGAGAAGTCTCTCAAGCGGCTTGTCTAGCCGGTTCGGATTGAGTGACTCCGACAGTCAGCAGATCGCACGCGCCTCTCAAATTACCGGCACGGCTGACGCTGGCCTAGAGCTCGCCGGGAAACTCTGGAGGGTGCAAGGCAAGGCCGGGATTGGCGGCCGCCTAGCCACAACGTCGACCGACACGACCCAAGGGACACTTTCGGCAGAGCAGGCCTACAGCGACCTTCGCGACTATTTGAACCGGGAGGTCAACTCGACGCAGGCCCGCAACGCGCGCGACGAGTTTATGCGCCAGACGAGCACCAGCGGCGACAGTCAGGTGAGCTCGCTATCGGAGAAGCTGGGCGTCAGCGTCAACGACTCGCTGTCGGCCTCTTTGGAAGCTTCACGGGCGGAAGAGGCGTACCAGCGGGTGAGCCACGACGTGCGGGAGGCGTCGTCCCGCGGTTGGACCCTCAACAGCAACGAGACGCAGGAGTTCGTCGTCTTTGCGAACGAGCGTCTGCTGGAGGATCCGACGCTCGCTCAGGCAGGCTGGCACCCGAGCATGGTCATGCCTCGTACCCGCGAGCAGGCGCAGGCTCGAGATATTCTGTTGCAGGAGTTCATGGATCAGCGTGTCAACGACGTCCGGCAGGAGCTTGGCATCCAAGTGCCGGAGCACCTCGACAACACGCTGACGGGCCCCTCGATCACTACAGGAGCCGGTGTCAGGGCATGGGGCGACCGCAGTGCCGACGGTGTTCGGGCTAGAGGGCCCAATGTTTCGGTCAGAGATAGCTCGCGGGATCCGGGGTTGGCTGACGACGTTTCCGAGGCGATTTTGGGTGGTTCGGCCCGCATCACCAACGGCGCGTTGGGGCTTGGAAACGAGGTAGACGATGCCAACAAAACTGGCGGCCAAGTTCGGACGCATGTCGATGATCGCAACAGCAGTTCGCTTCTGACCACAATGCCGGTCGTGGGACCGGTCGTCGATCGCATCGGCGATGCCGGAGCATGGATTGGTGACAAGTTGGGCCTCGGTGGAGGACAGAGCCACGTTGCCGAACTGCCGCGCGGCGAGCGGGCGACCTTACCCGTTTCCGGGCAGATCCGCTCGGGTATGGGCGGCCGTGTAGACCCGCTCACCGGCCAGCACGGACGTCACAACGGTATCGATATCGCGGCGGCCGCTGGCAGTGAAATCCGGTCTCCGGCTTCCGGCACCGTGTTGCGGAATGACTTCCAAGAAAACGGCGCCGGCAACTATGTGGTGCTCGGCCACTCGGACGGGTCAGAAAGCAAGTATTTCCACATGCAGCACCGGTCGGAGCTCGCTGTCGGAAGCTCGGTGTCAGCCGGCGATGTTCTCGGCCATGTCGGGAGCACGGGGCGGTCGACCGGTCCCCACCTGCACTACGAACTTTGGAAAGGCGGGGTGCCGGTCGACCCTAAACGGCATCAGCTCAGGGATTAG